Part of the Paenibacillus guangzhouensis genome is shown below.
AAGTGAGACAAGTCTTGCCAGCGGATCTTTCTTCTTCGTCTTCAATTCTTCCGCCGTATAGACGCGTTCGTCCTTCAGACCTTCGGACAGTACCTTCGTCTCGACGTAGTCCTCACCGAGTGTCACTTCCACCGGGATGGTGAATCCAAGCTCAGGTAGCTCATATTGAATTCGGAATCCGTGCTCTGTCGCTTCGAATTGTGATACCGTTCCCTTCTGAGCAATCAAGTTCGATTCCTTGAGCAAGTCCTTGCGAATATTAAACTCAACATAACGAAACATGAAGGGTGATGCGAGATGATCCTTCCAAGCCGCCGTATTGGATTTCTCCTTCCAATCCTCGGGATTCGGGAATGACCGCCACACGTCTCCCGTCTGCTTATTTACCACTACGAAATGTCCTGTATTCAGATCCACTTTCAATTGTAACCGCTGATTCTCTACCAGAAGTTTGAACGTCCGCTCATCAGGTAATCCGCTTGTTACCGGCGTCCCTGCTGCTGCGATCTTCACGCTAGCCGGCTTCGCCTTTTCTTGTTGCGCCGCTAGCTGAATGGACGAGGTTGCCGATTGCTGCTGCGACGAGGTAGATCCAGAATCGGATGAGGCGAAAATCAACCCCGCAACCGCAGACACAGATATGATGCATGCCGTCATCGTGAGCAGTAATTTCTTCGAACGAAATAATCGCATCACATCGATACCTCCTGATAAATCGTGTAGATGAAGTTGCTGAACTCGGAAGACAGGCCGACCAGAATGAAGATCATCACCCATAGAATCATCATCGTCACGGCGGTAAGCAGAATATTGACGACCGTCTCACCCACGCCGTAATTCTGCATCGCTTGGATATTCCAGAAGAAGAGCAGCCCGCTCCAGAGCATCATCGCCCATTCAATCGCATGATAGATCGATGCTTCGCTTAGCGTGAGCCCGTTCGAGATCAAAGCGAGCGGCAAGCCGAACAACACAACAGGGAAGAGCGCGTAGGAGCTGCCCATGAATACGTCCTTGAACCTTGCCTCCCCTTGCCGAATCGAACCGATCAAATAATTGCAGATAACCCATGATAACCAGACCGACATGAAGATGATCAGCATCGAGCTGGCACCCTTCTCATAATCCGGAACGGGATTGAACGTGAAACTGGAGTAATACGTCTTCACCAGAATCATGACGAGTGTCAGGACGAGAAGGATCAATGCGCTAATATAACTACCTTTGTGCCGATACCGAAGATCGCCGAATCCATCAATCGGATGCTTCAGAATATAGAACACATGCTTGAACTGCTGATACCATCGCTGGTGGTCGAGCAGCGTCGTCTTCGGCAGAATTCTGAACTTGTACTTTCGCTTCAACAGTCCGATGATCCAGATCAAGACGCCAAGTCCAATAAGGATATTCGCGAACATCGCAAAATTCTTCTGGAACCATCCTAACCGCAGCTGCCAGAATGAATCGGAGAATCCGTCCTCATCCCCAGCAAGCTTGAACATATCACGTGCGAGTTCGTAATCCCCGCGGTAGAAAGCAGCCTGCGCAATGCCTTGAAAGGCTGGGGAGAAGTGGGCATTCAGCTTCAGCACCTTATTCCAGTACTTCTCGCCTTCGATATATTTGCCGTCCTGCATGAACTTGTACGCCGCCTGCACAGTCGATCCGAATTCCGTCGGCTTATAGACTTGAACAAGATTGAGCGCTTCGTCCAGGATGAATACTTCGTTCCGTGAATTGGTGGCGATCGCTGTCGGCGCCTTCGTTAACCCAATTAACGAATTTCCCGTCGTTGAACTGCCGCTCCAATAGAACAGCAATTCGCCATTCCCGTCATACTGGGAAATGATGTTCCGCGACTTATCGATCATGAGGATATTCCCGTTTCGATCGACGGAAACGTCGGTTAACTGCGGCTCGATCGGTTCGCTGCTATCGCGCCGATAAGCTTTGTTCTTGTCGAAATCGATATCCTTCTCTTTCCACAAGTCTTCGCCGCGGATGTTAAGCTTCTTCACCTGCTCCGACTTGGAGCCTGAGACAGTATAGATGAAGCCTTGTTCGTCAATTTCAATGTTACGGATCGTTACGGGCAGCAGGCGGACTTGCCGGCTTAGCTGCTCCTTCGTATAGAATTGTCTGCGGATTTTGTCCATGAGATTGACTTCCGTCTTGTTCGTTCCGAAGAACTTCAGGAAGTTCCCCTCGGGATCAAATTCGATAATGCCGTTATAGCTCCCTTTGGATACCACATAGATGAATCCGCGTTGGTCGACGACCATGTTCGTCGGTTCATAGACGAATTGTTCATTCATGAAGCTCGACTTCGGCCGTTTTATCTCTTGCAGGAGTCGACCCTCCCGATTGGTGTGCACGACCCGTTTGTTGCCCGTATCCGCGATGAAGATGTCCCCTTGCTCGGTCACGAACACCCCGTGCGGCTGATTCAGCGGACTCTCTGGCAGCGTAATGATCCGCACCAGCTCACCGCTCGGATTCAGATGAATGATGCGATTGTTATCCGTATCGGCAATGAAGATGTGATCGTTCCGATCAATGAACAAATCTTGCGGCCGTTGCATCGGCGTATAGCTCATCTCGCCTTGCTTGTTCAGCGTCGGAATATCTCTCGCGATGACGCCTTTCGGTGCGTAGGCAGGTTGGGTCATAATCGTACGATCATAGCTGTCCTTCGTAAATGTCCGGTATGGCACATCTGCGAACGCAGCGGTTGGAAACAGTGTTATCGTCATCAAGCAAACAAGCCATAACGCTAGCTTCCGTCTGCCGTGATTGGTTTTCATGTCTTTACCCCCTTCTCCTATCGCTTATTTAATCCCCGAATGCGCCATCGTTGTAATGACCTTCCGCTGGGAGACTAAGAACACAAGCAAGGATGGAATGAACATGATCAATGCGCCGGCCGCCGCCGCGCCTTGCCTTGCCACCGAGTTGGCCAAGTTCGACGTTAGCGTCCCCATATAGAACGGCAGGGTCTTCATCGCGTCATCCTGCATGAACAAGGTCGACGTCTCCGCATTCCCCCAAGCCGATTGGAACGCCAGAATCGTAATCGTCGCCATCGCCGGCGATACAATCGGAATGACGATGCGCAGGAAGATGAAGAACTCCGGTGCGCCGTCAATTTTGGCCGCTTCAATTAATTCGTTCGGAACCTGGTCCATGAACTGTTTCAGGAGGAATACCCCAACAGGCATGGCAATCATCGGCAGTACGTGTCCAAGGTATGTATTCATGATGCCAAGGCTCTGTACAACCACGAATCGCGGAATCGCAATCGCTTCCGTCGCGAATAAGAGCGAGGTGAGGACCAAGCCGAACACCAGCTTCGACCCGGGGAACTTGTGCTTCGCGAGCGGATAAGCGCACATCGCGCCGAAGATCACCATCCCAAGCGTGGCTAAGAACGTTACGACGATGCTGTTGAAGATATATCTGGCAACCGGCACCACCGTCGATTCGGTTAAGGCCAGCAGCTCAGAGAAGTTCTGGATTGTCGGTTCTCTGACCACGAAGGTCGGAGGGAACAAGAACAATTCATGCAGTGGCTTAAACGCATGGTTAAAGATATAGAAGAGCGGCAGCAGCATGAAAATAGCCAGTGGCGTTAGGCCGATGGCTATGCCGATCTGCGTACGATCCACTTGCCTTACGGCAAAGATGAAATCCTGCCATCTCCCCGCCCATGTCCGCTTCGTCGTCATCAATGGAATCTCTTGCATCATTCATCCTCCTTCGGTCCGAACAGCTTCCAGAACAGCTTGCTCAGCAGGAAGCACATGATGAGCAGTACGATGGAGATCGCACTGGCATAACCCAGTTCAAAACGTATAAAGCCAAAGTCCCCAATATGATCGATCATGAGCTGCCCGGCATAGTTCGGCGTCGGATTGCTTCCCGTCAGCGTTGAACCGAGCCCCCCCGACTTGAGCGTATGAACGATGGACATAATCGCGGCGAACAGCATTTGCGGCTTCATCATCGGGATCGTGATATACCATACTTCCTGCAGCCGGCTCGAAATGCCGTCGATTCGCCCGGCCTCATACAATTGTTTATCCACGTTAAGAATACCCGCCAAAATCGCCAGGAAGCCGATCCCCATACTGGACCAGATCGAGATCACGATCATGATGTTCAGCAAATAATCTTTATCGATCAGGAAGTATAGCGGCTTGTCGATCAAGCCCCATTTGAGCAAGAAGCTATTGATATAACCGGACCGATCACCCGTGAACATAACCGTCCATACGACCGTCATCGCCACCCCTGCGGACAAGGACGGTGCATACATCGCTAAGGCATACCAGGTACGAAGCGTCGATGGCAACTGTGCGATTAACCACGCGAGAATAAAGGCGAAGATGTAACCAATTGGGCCAACGAACAACGCGAACTTGAATGAGTTCGGCAGGACATGCTGCAAGAATACGATATCCTGCGAGAACAGATTCTGATAGTTCATCCACCCCCGCCACGTCGGGAACTCAATCGCATTGAAGTACGTGAAGCTTAGCAAGAAGCCAGCGACAACCGGGATCAGAATGAAGATCACAAACAATACGAGAAAAGGAAGGATAAACAAATAGGACAACCGGTATTTCCATATTTCACTGAACAAGTAGCTCAGCTTCTGCGATAATCTACTCTTCGTCTGACCAAGCCCTGCTGGTGCAGGACTTGGATGGTCAGAAAGGATCGGTGTTCTAGTCGACATCCACTTCCGCTCCCTTCCATGGTACTGTCACTTGAGGAAGATCCAGCTTCTTCAATACATTGCCGTCGCTGTCCGTGAAGTTGAACTCCTGCTGCTTGCGCCGGAGCTCCCGATTGATTTCTTTGATCGCTTTCTCCAAGGATATCCGTACATTCTCCCCGTCAATTGCGACGCGGTTCCACGCGAATCCGAGCTCCCGCAGCGTCATATAACCGCCGGGAACGTTCGGAATATCTTTGATCCATTTCCACTGTTCGAGAATGGCCTGCAAATCTTCGGTCTTCCATGGCATATTCACGAACGCATTCACGTTCGCCGAATTCCACCGGAA
Proteins encoded:
- a CDS encoding YIP1 family protein, whose amino-acid sequence is MKTNHGRRKLALWLVCLMTITLFPTAAFADVPYRTFTKDSYDRTIMTQPAYAPKGVIARDIPTLNKQGEMSYTPMQRPQDLFIDRNDHIFIADTDNNRIIHLNPSGELVRIITLPESPLNQPHGVFVTEQGDIFIADTGNKRVVHTNREGRLLQEIKRPKSSFMNEQFVYEPTNMVVDQRGFIYVVSKGSYNGIIEFDPEGNFLKFFGTNKTEVNLMDKIRRQFYTKEQLSRQVRLLPVTIRNIEIDEQGFIYTVSGSKSEQVKKLNIRGEDLWKEKDIDFDKNKAYRRDSSEPIEPQLTDVSVDRNGNILMIDKSRNIISQYDGNGELLFYWSGSSTTGNSLIGLTKAPTAIATNSRNEVFILDEALNLVQVYKPTEFGSTVQAAYKFMQDGKYIEGEKYWNKVLKLNAHFSPAFQGIAQAAFYRGDYELARDMFKLAGDEDGFSDSFWQLRLGWFQKNFAMFANILIGLGVLIWIIGLLKRKYKFRILPKTTLLDHQRWYQQFKHVFYILKHPIDGFGDLRYRHKGSYISALILLVLTLVMILVKTYYSSFTFNPVPDYEKGASSMLIIFMSVWLSWVICNYLIGSIRQGEARFKDVFMGSSYALFPVVLFGLPLALISNGLTLSEASIYHAIEWAMMLWSGLLFFWNIQAMQNYGVGETVVNILLTAVTMMILWVMIFILVGLSSEFSNFIYTIYQEVSM
- a CDS encoding carbohydrate ABC transporter permease; the encoded protein is MQEIPLMTTKRTWAGRWQDFIFAVRQVDRTQIGIAIGLTPLAIFMLLPLFYIFNHAFKPLHELFLFPPTFVVREPTIQNFSELLALTESTVVPVARYIFNSIVVTFLATLGMVIFGAMCAYPLAKHKFPGSKLVFGLVLTSLLFATEAIAIPRFVVVQSLGIMNTYLGHVLPMIAMPVGVFLLKQFMDQVPNELIEAAKIDGAPEFFIFLRIVIPIVSPAMATITILAFQSAWGNAETSTLFMQDDAMKTLPFYMGTLTSNLANSVARQGAAAAGALIMFIPSLLVFLVSQRKVITTMAHSGIK
- a CDS encoding carbohydrate ABC transporter permease, whose product is MSTRTPILSDHPSPAPAGLGQTKSRLSQKLSYLFSEIWKYRLSYLFILPFLVLFVIFILIPVVAGFLLSFTYFNAIEFPTWRGWMNYQNLFSQDIVFLQHVLPNSFKFALFVGPIGYIFAFILAWLIAQLPSTLRTWYALAMYAPSLSAGVAMTVVWTVMFTGDRSGYINSFLLKWGLIDKPLYFLIDKDYLLNIMIVISIWSSMGIGFLAILAGILNVDKQLYEAGRIDGISSRLQEVWYITIPMMKPQMLFAAIMSIVHTLKSGGLGSTLTGSNPTPNYAGQLMIDHIGDFGFIRFELGYASAISIVLLIMCFLLSKLFWKLFGPKEDE